A single Marinitoga aeolica DNA region contains:
- a CDS encoding YaaR family protein produces the protein MFINPLSGNSSQKPEEKKVKNKKSSKSHKSIHRKKNSFTEIMDLNEIEIIKKDLNKLLEKIEEYGAEFKRSPIERNLEKYKKSVKSFLKKIEKNLYKLNSKMNFKEKNFYIVAEKINNELKSLTDDLLKNEAGAFIYAKKIDSINGLLLDLYK, from the coding sequence GTGTTTATTAACCCTTTATCTGGAAACTCTTCTCAAAAACCAGAAGAGAAAAAAGTAAAAAATAAAAAATCTTCTAAATCACATAAATCTATTCATAGAAAAAAAAATTCTTTTACAGAAATCATGGATTTAAATGAAATAGAAATCATCAAAAAAGATTTAAATAAACTCCTTGAAAAAATCGAAGAATATGGGGCAGAATTTAAAAGATCGCCTATAGAAAGAAATTTAGAAAAGTATAAAAAGAGTGTGAAGAGCTTTCTAAAAAAAATTGAAAAAAACTTATATAAATTAAATTCTAAAATGAATTTCAAAGAAAAAAATTTTTATATCGTTGCTGAAAAAATTAATAATGAACTTAAGTCCTTAACTGATGATTTATTAAAGAATGAAGCTGGAGCATTTATTTATGCTAAAAAAATTGATTCTATAAATGGTTTACTTCTTGATCTATATAAATGA
- the yidC gene encoding membrane protein insertase YidC, with protein MKKLILIIGLIVLGVFVFSQTPEYNITSSSTEIDLHMRLYKVSLDNYGHMKSFEILQNRSNTLFIKIYSYYNDSFDLYDENGNEILPTSFDISEDHANNFIEIKYYFDNGGIKSYRFYNDPYYNFDISFKNLSGKVVIPTISYPNTVSTDNELLISYLNNPIKSMFVFDAGNLKIENQSITISKDISFKAYMGPSKFIFIKQIFPEKYERIKTLAKSVGAINWLWYINYGFVTFLWWLYRFTGNFGWAIMIFTVVIRLILYPLYHKQTKSMIEMRKLQPEIEKIKKKYKDPQRQQQALMELYKEHKINPAGGCLTAFIQLPIFWVLYGAINYYQGTFAYNPQFLIWSDLSQGGFSQNIVLVLLSVLAYLYNALQSATDRKTAWNTSIMMVVFPFLFIGLPTGIFIYWVTNAVLQIFITYYVNKKNNVKGLTLREFLGLGPKPYKTSK; from the coding sequence TTGAAAAAGTTAATTTTAATTATAGGACTGATTGTCCTAGGGGTTTTTGTTTTCTCTCAAACTCCAGAATATAACATTACATCATCATCAACAGAAATAGATTTACATATGAGATTGTATAAAGTCTCATTGGATAATTATGGACATATGAAAAGTTTTGAAATTTTACAAAACAGAAGCAATACACTATTTATTAAAATCTATAGTTATTATAATGATAGCTTTGATTTATATGATGAAAATGGTAATGAAATTTTACCAACATCTTTTGATATTTCAGAAGATCATGCTAATAATTTTATTGAAATAAAATATTATTTTGATAATGGTGGAATAAAAAGTTATAGATTTTATAATGATCCATACTACAACTTTGACATTTCTTTTAAAAACTTAAGCGGAAAAGTTGTAATTCCTACTATTTCTTACCCAAATACAGTTTCAACTGATAATGAATTACTAATCTCTTATCTAAATAATCCCATTAAATCAATGTTCGTTTTTGATGCAGGAAATCTAAAAATCGAAAATCAAAGTATTACTATTTCTAAAGATATTTCGTTTAAAGCTTATATGGGACCTTCAAAATTTATTTTTATAAAACAAATATTCCCTGAAAAATATGAACGAATAAAAACATTGGCAAAATCAGTTGGAGCAATAAACTGGCTATGGTATATAAACTATGGTTTTGTAACTTTCTTGTGGTGGCTATATAGATTTACGGGTAATTTTGGATGGGCTATAATGATATTTACTGTTGTTATAAGATTAATATTATATCCTCTATATCATAAACAAACAAAATCAATGATAGAAATGAGAAAATTACAACCAGAAATAGAAAAAATAAAGAAAAAATATAAAGATCCTCAAAGACAACAACAAGCTTTAATGGAATTATACAAAGAACATAAAATTAATCCTGCCGGTGGTTGTTTAACCGCTTTTATTCAATTACCAATTTTCTGGGTTTTATATGGTGCAATTAACTATTATCAAGGAACTTTTGCTTATAATCCACAATTTTTAATATGGTCAGATTTATCTCAAGGTGGTTTTAGCCAAAATATTGTTTTAGTACTATTAAGTGTTTTAGCATATCTATACAACGCTTTACAATCAGCAACTGATAGAAAAACAGCATGGAATACATCTATTATGATGGTTGTTTTCCCATTTTTATTCATAGGATTACCTACCGGAATATTTATTTATTGGGTAACTAACGCAGTTTTACAAATATTCATTACTTATTATGTTAATAAGAAAAACAACGTAAAAGGTTTAACATTAAGAGAATTTTTAGGCTTGGGTCCAAAACCCTATAAAACATCAAAATAG
- a CDS encoding cupin domain-containing protein — translation MGTLLDNEPEVKIIENPSEDLLKKLDVEKWPIWEKEASTFDWYYDDSEVCYILEGEVVVHTKNHKYKIKKGDLVRFKKGLSCKWEILKDIKKHYNFGIDI, via the coding sequence ATGGGAACTCTTTTAGATAATGAACCTGAAGTTAAAATTATCGAAAATCCTTCAGAAGATTTATTAAAAAAATTAGATGTTGAAAAATGGCCAATTTGGGAAAAAGAAGCTTCAACATTCGATTGGTATTACGACGATTCAGAGGTATGTTATATTCTTGAAGGTGAAGTGGTTGTTCATACTAAAAATCATAAATACAAAATTAAAAAAGGCGATCTTGTAAGGTTTAAAAAAGGACTTTCATGTAAATGGGAAATTTTAAAGGACATTAAAAAACATTATAATTTTGGAATAGACATATAA
- the rnpA gene encoding ribonuclease P protein component: MRETLKKRERIHFKNDFDRVFSCGKRHINDYFVVVYTKNNLNFSRIGITIKRKFGKAHKRNKLKRYIREIYRRNKGLFPQDYDIVFLPRKKLSKDFDNMSFEDVKNIILNISERLE; this comes from the coding sequence ATGAGGGAAACTTTAAAGAAAAGAGAAAGAATTCATTTTAAAAATGATTTTGACAGAGTTTTTTCTTGTGGAAAGAGACACATTAACGATTATTTTGTAGTTGTATATACTAAAAATAATCTTAATTTTTCAAGAATAGGTATTACAATAAAAAGAAAATTCGGAAAAGCTCATAAAAGAAATAAATTAAAACGCTATATCCGAGAAATATATAGAAGAAACAAAGGTCTCTTTCCACAAGATTATGATATAGTTTTTTTGCCTCGAAAAAAACTTTCAAAGGATTTTGATAATATGTCTTTTGAAGATGTTAAAAATATTATTTTAAATATATCGGAGCGCTTAGAATGA
- a CDS encoding LysM peptidoglycan-binding domain-containing protein — protein sequence MKKIIIIISIFIYGILAFSTNFSKSNSGYYEIPAYKPFLEFKLNKNLFDINTPFLLANIEYKGKDYYMPYTKYLYNNNEIFVIGLIERYDDYSGNDFKVLNTNEVIKKYSNEIKNANISILILYKNVSIHGIKVSQEGTNLNVNNFSLVIEDTLPREIYSLDNSVFEKFYREEPKKDNYIYYKVKNGDTLYNISRIFGVSVEYLLKINNIKSPELLKDGMYLIIGTSKNFKSKGDINE from the coding sequence ATGAAGAAAATTATAATTATAATTTCTATTTTTATATACGGAATATTGGCTTTTTCAACAAATTTTTCTAAAAGCAATAGCGGGTATTATGAAATTCCTGCATATAAACCTTTTTTAGAATTTAAATTAAATAAAAATCTTTTTGATATAAACACTCCTTTCTTATTGGCTAATATAGAATATAAAGGAAAAGATTATTATATGCCTTACACAAAATATTTATATAATAATAATGAAATTTTTGTAATTGGTTTAATTGAAAGATATGATGATTATTCCGGTAATGATTTCAAAGTATTAAACACCAATGAGGTTATAAAAAAATACTCCAATGAAATCAAAAATGCAAATATATCCATATTAATTTTATATAAAAATGTTTCTATCCATGGCATAAAGGTTAGTCAGGAAGGTACTAATTTAAATGTAAATAATTTTTCCCTTGTAATAGAAGATACCCTTCCAAGGGAAATATATTCTCTGGATAATTCTGTTTTTGAAAAATTTTATAGAGAGGAACCTAAAAAAGATAATTACATATATTATAAGGTAAAAAACGGCGATACTTTATATAACATTTCCAGAATTTTTGGAGTTTCCGTTGAATATTTATTAAAAATCAACAACATTAAATCACCTGAATTATTAAAAGATGGAATGTATTTAATTATTGGAACCTCAAAAAATTTCAAAAGTAAAGGTGACATAAATGAATAA
- the rpmH gene encoding 50S ribosomal protein L34, whose protein sequence is MKRTYQPSRTKRRRTHGFLARTKTPGGRAVLRRRRAKGRKRLAV, encoded by the coding sequence ATGAAAAGAACATACCAACCTTCCAGAACTAAGAGAAGAAGAACACATGGATTTTTAGCAAGAACTAAAACTCCAGGTGGAAGAGCTGTATTAAGAAGAAGAAGAGCTAAAGGAAGAAAAAGATTAGCTGTTTAA
- a CDS encoding type II toxin-antitoxin system Phd/YefM family antitoxin: MDIENLKFYSVAEAKAKFSQVTEESKNKFVVITKNGKPEFVLIGFDKFKKLMNFIDEIRDLYLMEIGDPSKYNEIKDIFKEIENLED; encoded by the coding sequence ATGGATATTGAAAACTTAAAATTCTATAGTGTTGCTGAAGCTAAAGCAAAATTTTCACAGGTTACTGAAGAATCAAAAAATAAATTTGTAGTTATCACAAAAAACGGAAAACCAGAATTCGTGTTAATAGGGTTTGATAAATTCAAAAAATTAATGAATTTTATAGATGAAATTAGAGATTTATATCTAATGGAAATAGGTGACCCATCCAAATATAATGAAATTAAAGATATATTTAAAGAAATAGAAAATCTCGAAGATTAA
- a CDS encoding ABC transporter ATP-binding protein codes for MAQVVLENIDKIYPNGFHAVKSASFTIEDKEFCVLLGPSGCGKTTTLRMIAGLEEISKGTLKIDGKVVNDVEPKDRDIAFVFQNYALYPHMTVYDNMAFGLKLRKFPKEEIDQRVKNAAKILDIAHLLDRKPKQLSGGQRQRVAVGRAIVRDPKVFLFDEPLSNLDAKLRVQMRSELKKLHHRLNATIVYVTHDQVEAMTMADKIVIMKDGVIQQIGSPYDVYFKPTNKFVAGFIGTPPMNFLEAKIVRGEGGLWISAEELKVKVPKEFEEKLDAYIDKDIIFGIRPENIHDKSIYKGEHTNDIVKGKVDVAEPLGSETLLHVTIGGQYLVAKVDPTTTAREGTEVELILEMETMHVFDKETELAII; via the coding sequence ATGGCACAAGTTGTATTGGAAAATATTGATAAAATTTACCCTAATGGATTTCATGCTGTAAAAAGTGCAAGTTTTACTATTGAAGACAAAGAATTTTGTGTTTTATTAGGTCCTTCAGGTTGTGGTAAAACTACAACATTGAGAATGATTGCAGGATTAGAAGAAATTTCTAAAGGAACTTTAAAGATCGATGGAAAAGTAGTTAATGATGTTGAACCTAAAGATAGAGACATTGCTTTTGTTTTCCAAAACTATGCTCTTTATCCACACATGACTGTATATGATAATATGGCTTTTGGTTTAAAATTAAGAAAATTTCCAAAAGAAGAAATTGATCAAAGAGTTAAAAATGCTGCTAAAATCCTTGATATTGCTCATTTGTTGGATAGAAAACCTAAACAATTATCCGGTGGTCAAAGACAAAGGGTTGCAGTTGGTAGGGCAATTGTTAGGGACCCAAAAGTTTTCTTATTTGATGAACCTTTATCAAACTTAGATGCTAAATTAAGGGTTCAAATGAGATCTGAATTAAAAAAATTACACCATAGATTAAACGCTACAATAGTTTACGTTACTCACGATCAGGTTGAAGCTATGACTATGGCAGATAAAATTGTTATTATGAAAGATGGGGTTATTCAACAAATAGGAAGCCCATATGATGTTTATTTCAAACCTACAAACAAATTTGTTGCTGGATTTATTGGAACACCTCCTATGAATTTCTTAGAAGCAAAGATTGTTAGAGGTGAAGGCGGTTTATGGATTTCTGCTGAAGAATTAAAAGTTAAAGTACCTAAAGAATTTGAAGAAAAATTAGATGCTTATATAGATAAAGATATAATATTTGGCATTAGGCCAGAAAATATTCACGATAAATCAATTTATAAAGGAGAACATACAAACGATATTGTTAAAGGAAAAGTAGATGTTGCAGAACCTCTTGGTAGTGAAACGTTATTACATGTTACAATTGGAGGACAATATTTAGTTGCAAAGGTTGATCCTACTACAACCGCACGCGAAGGAACAGAAGTAGAATTAATTTTAGAAATGGAAACAATGCATGTATTTGATAAAGAAACAGAATTAGCAATTATATAA
- a CDS encoding HD-GYP domain-containing protein, with amino-acid sequence MNKHYNSINSIIANIPVTNFRLILGIKISDNLFRIISYFDSEKMDFDLSMNDMYFSVEDKFRINNFDSVLYEESINKHFFDGIEDYFALGQNIIFRNEVVGFIYILMDKTTKYDNINTLKELFYEHLKNFLTIILDVKDSVLREYAIEQTINSLFYILKAHDAYTYYHSLRIADLSVLIAEKLELNQDKIEKLYYAALIHDLGEIWISKDILQKSEKLTPVELEQIKQHTSKLEFLFAGNDYFSEYVEIAKYHHEYLDGSGYSGKNKYDLSLLSRILAVAEVTDALLSNRPWRKALKIEDAPKILLKMVENGKLDKTIVDAVIKIIPEFYGGLLQNTLMKYNDVFINFNINEKIVRVEAKVLNSKRDYINIFIPQKSVEINGKVINICEKFLKLGNTISIEYYSNNNSFNKSCTIMGKNKMGYILKVNKEINENEMTSVKWNLNGIGVPLKRVVFVNKYVWRLDNEKAFKLNIESISNKNIIFYALKDKINNMADTKLLITFEAMNLKINLIGEIIYKEEIFRGYYHCDFKIGEITNDEYTKLIQIINLRKEQLKTLR; translated from the coding sequence ATGAATAAACACTATAATTCTATAAATTCTATAATTGCCAATATACCAGTTACCAATTTCAGATTAATATTAGGTATTAAAATTTCCGATAATCTTTTCAGAATTATATCTTACTTCGATTCTGAAAAAATGGATTTTGATCTTTCAATGAATGATATGTATTTTTCCGTAGAAGATAAATTTCGTATTAATAATTTCGATTCTGTGTTATATGAGGAATCAATTAATAAGCATTTTTTTGATGGAATAGAAGATTATTTTGCTTTGGGACAAAACATTATTTTTAGAAATGAAGTTGTAGGTTTTATTTATATTCTAATGGATAAAACAACAAAATATGATAATATTAATACTTTAAAAGAACTCTTTTATGAACATTTAAAAAATTTTTTAACTATAATTCTTGACGTAAAAGATTCTGTTTTAAGGGAATATGCTATTGAACAAACTATAAATTCATTATTTTACATATTAAAAGCTCATGACGCATATACTTATTATCATTCCTTAAGAATTGCTGATCTTTCTGTACTCATTGCAGAAAAATTGGAATTAAATCAGGATAAAATAGAAAAATTATATTACGCTGCTTTAATACATGATTTAGGAGAAATATGGATTTCAAAAGATATACTTCAAAAATCAGAAAAATTGACTCCCGTGGAGTTAGAACAAATAAAACAACATACTAGCAAATTAGAATTCTTATTTGCTGGAAATGATTATTTTTCCGAATATGTTGAAATAGCTAAGTATCATCATGAATACTTAGATGGCAGTGGGTATTCTGGTAAAAATAAATACGATTTGTCATTACTATCAAGGATTTTAGCAGTAGCAGAAGTTACAGACGCTTTGCTCTCAAATAGGCCATGGAGAAAAGCTCTTAAAATAGAAGATGCTCCAAAAATATTACTAAAAATGGTTGAAAATGGTAAACTGGATAAAACTATTGTCGATGCTGTAATCAAAATCATACCAGAATTTTATGGTGGGCTTTTACAAAATACTTTAATGAAATACAATGATGTATTTATTAATTTTAATATTAATGAAAAAATAGTTAGAGTAGAAGCAAAAGTTCTTAACTCAAAAAGAGATTATATTAATATTTTTATTCCACAAAAGAGCGTTGAAATTAATGGAAAAGTAATCAATATTTGCGAGAAATTCTTAAAACTTGGAAATACTATTTCTATTGAATATTATTCAAACAACAATTCATTTAATAAAAGTTGTACTATTATGGGAAAAAACAAGATGGGATATATATTAAAAGTAAATAAGGAAATAAATGAAAATGAGATGACTTCTGTAAAATGGAATTTAAATGGAATAGGAGTGCCTCTAAAAAGAGTTGTTTTTGTAAATAAATACGTATGGCGTCTCGATAATGAAAAAGCTTTTAAATTAAACATTGAGAGTATTTCAAATAAAAATATTATTTTCTATGCTTTGAAAGATAAAATAAATAATATGGCTGATACGAAGCTCTTAATTACTTTTGAAGCCATGAATTTAAAAATTAATCTGATTGGTGAGATTATATATAAAGAGGAAATATTCAGAGGATATTATCATTGCGATTTTAAAATAGGCGAAATTACAAATGATGAATATACAAAATTAATTCAAATCATAAATTTAAGAAAAGAACAATTAAAAACGTTACGTTAA
- the yidD gene encoding membrane protein insertion efficiency factor YidD, giving the protein MKKIFLGLIKIYKRFISPYKPSKCIYYPTCSTYTYEAIEKFGVLRGLYLGILRILRCNPFHQGGIDPVPEKFVFIPSTKNKQRGVKN; this is encoded by the coding sequence ATGAAAAAAATATTTTTGGGACTTATCAAAATTTATAAAAGATTTATTTCGCCTTATAAACCTTCAAAATGTATTTATTATCCTACTTGTTCCACCTATACTTATGAGGCTATAGAAAAGTTTGGTGTTTTAAGAGGTCTGTATTTAGGCATATTGAGAATTTTAAGGTGCAATCCTTTTCATCAAGGTGGTATCGATCCAGTCCCAGAAAAATTTGTATTCATACCATCTACAAAAAATAAACAAAGGGGTGTAAAAAATTGA
- a CDS encoding Nif3-like dinuclear metal center hexameric protein: MANIFEIEKFLNDLLEVDKFNDFCFNGIQIEGKHEVKKVAIGVSFNKKFLDEALKNNVDMLFVHHGIFGKDFFKIRGYFKKRIENLIKNDITLMGYHLPLDAHNEYGNNAQIAKKLNLKITEPFDVGYIGEYIDPKPFDEFKNILYDVFQRKDLLIYKNNDYVKKVAIISGGASYALESLEGKVDTFITGEIKEHIRNISEEMGITYINAGHYVTETFGVKAISKLLEKNFDLETIFIDIYNEI; the protein is encoded by the coding sequence ATGGCTAATATTTTTGAAATAGAGAAATTTTTAAATGATTTGTTAGAAGTTGATAAATTTAATGATTTTTGTTTTAACGGAATTCAAATAGAAGGAAAACATGAAGTGAAAAAAGTTGCTATTGGAGTGTCATTTAACAAAAAATTCCTTGATGAAGCTTTAAAAAATAATGTTGATATGCTCTTTGTACACCATGGGATTTTTGGAAAAGACTTTTTTAAAATAAGAGGATATTTTAAAAAGCGCATAGAAAATCTTATAAAAAATGATATTACATTAATGGGATATCATTTACCTCTTGATGCTCATAATGAATATGGGAATAACGCTCAAATTGCAAAAAAACTAAATTTGAAAATAACAGAACCTTTTGATGTTGGATATATTGGCGAATACATTGATCCAAAACCTTTTGATGAATTTAAAAATATTTTATATGATGTTTTTCAGAGGAAAGACTTATTAATATATAAAAATAATGATTATGTTAAAAAAGTTGCTATTATTTCTGGCGGTGCTTCGTATGCACTGGAATCTTTAGAGGGAAAAGTAGATACTTTTATTACTGGTGAGATAAAAGAACACATCAGAAATATCTCTGAAGAAATGGGAATAACTTATATTAACGCTGGACATTATGTTACAGAAACTTTTGGTGTAAAAGCTATTTCTAAATTATTAGAAAAAAATTTCGATTTAGAAACTATTTTTATTGATATTTATAATGAAATTTAA
- the jag gene encoding RNA-binding cell elongation regulator Jag/EloR, with translation MNIKIREKQFEGKSIDLAFEEAVKYYGVSPEEINFEVIQQPKKGFLGIGNKSAIISAFLNEKYLMNKLNEFLNSILEHFDGDFNYSINFQGKNVLIRMEGDGLGKLIGKYGRTIGAMQHILSIFINRLSSTKIDVNLDVGEYRRKKKEKIYEIVDNAIRRLNEETEKIELAPMFSYERRIVHEYVRRQYPHLETESIGLEPYRKVIIKLTKSHIKA, from the coding sequence ATGAACATTAAGATTCGAGAAAAACAATTTGAAGGAAAAAGTATTGACCTGGCATTCGAAGAAGCGGTTAAATACTATGGTGTTTCACCTGAAGAAATTAATTTCGAAGTTATTCAGCAACCTAAAAAGGGATTTTTGGGGATCGGTAACAAATCTGCTATAATTAGTGCTTTTTTAAATGAGAAATATTTAATGAATAAGTTAAACGAATTCTTAAACTCTATTTTAGAACATTTTGATGGAGATTTCAACTACTCTATAAATTTTCAGGGTAAAAACGTATTGATTAGAATGGAAGGAGACGGATTAGGAAAACTAATTGGAAAATATGGAAGAACAATTGGCGCAATGCAACATATTTTATCAATTTTTATTAATAGACTTTCAAGCACCAAAATAGATGTCAATCTTGATGTAGGAGAATACAGAAGAAAGAAAAAAGAAAAAATATATGAAATTGTAGATAATGCTATTAGAAGATTAAACGAAGAAACCGAAAAAATTGAATTAGCTCCTATGTTTTCCTATGAAAGAAGAATTGTTCATGAATATGTAAGAAGGCAATATCCTCATTTAGAAACTGAATCTATTGGCTTAGAACCATATAGAAAAGTTATAATAAAATTAACCAAATCTCACATAAAAGCATAA